One genomic region from Pyxicephalus adspersus chromosome 1, UCB_Pads_2.0, whole genome shotgun sequence encodes:
- the LOC140321741 gene encoding keratin, type II cytoskeletal cochleal-like has product MSHHSVMASSGHKHFSSCSVAVPKHSSHSILSLSSKHGGHGHKIQHSFSSASAHNIGSKGHRLSVSSCHSGKSGLASGYGIAGLGQGFCGSSGGITPVTVNQGLLAPLNLEIDPSIQRVRTEEKNQIKGLNNKFASFIDKVRFLEQQNKMLETKWALLQEQKTARCQIEPLFEAFISNLRRQLENLECERARLEAERNSMEGNVEELKRRYEDEVNRRTAAENEFVSLKRDVDAAFMNKAELQAKADSLTDEINFLRTLYDAEISQLQAQISDTSVVVSMDNSRDLDMDSIIAEVRAQYEDIANRSRAEAEAMYQSRFEDLRMAAGRNGNDLQNSKNEIAELNRTVQRLKGEIECAKSQRAALEAAINQAEERGEAAVRDAKNKLAELEAALQKAKQDMARQLREYQELMNVKLALDIEIATYKKMLEGEESRLASDGCVNLFCTPALEENTIQGDTMEDTIKREASPPSAMFPK; this is encoded by the exons ATGTCTCATCACTCCGTCATGGCCTCCTCTGGACACAAGCACTTCAGCTCCTGTTCTGTTGCCGTACCCAAACATTCTTCACACAGCATCTTATCACTCTCTTCCAAACATGGTGGACATGGACACAAGATTCAGCATTCCTTTAGCAGTGCAAGTGCCCATAATATTGGATCAAAAGGACATAGGCTTTCAGTCAGCAGCTGTCATTCAGGAAAAAGTGGTCTTGCATCTGGCTATGGTATTGCTGGGCTTGGTCAAGGATTTTGCGGATCATCTGGAGGAATCACCCCTGTTACTGTGAACCAGGGCCTGCTAGCTCCTCTTAATTTGGAAATTGACCCAAGTATTCAAAGAGTAAGAACCGAAGAGAAGAACCAAATTAAAGGCCTCAACAATAAATTTGCTTCCTTCATTGACAAG GTGAGATTCCTTGAACAGCAGAACAAGATGCTGGAGACCAAATGGGCTCTTCTGCAAGAGCAAAAGACTGCCAGGTGTCAGATTGAACCCCTGTTTGAGGCTTTTATCAGCAACCTCAGGAGACAgttggaaaacctggaatgtgaGAGAGCTCGTCTGGAGGCTGAGAGGAACAGCATGGAAGGAAATGTGGAAGAACTGAAGAGAAG gtATGAAGATGAGGTGAACAGAAGAACAGCAGCAGAGAATGAATTTGTATCTCTGAAGAGG gatgTTGATGCTGCTTTCATgaacaaagctgagctgcaggCAAAGGCAGACTCCCTGACTGATGAGATTAACTTCCTAAGGACTCTTTATGATgcg GAGATTTCTCAGCTCCAGGCTCAGATCTCAGACACTTCAGTAGTAGTTTCTATGGACAACAGCCGAGATCTGGACATGGACAGTATCATTGCTGAGGTCAGAGCTCAGTATGAGGATATTGCTAACAGGAGCAGAGCTGAGGCTGAAGCTATGTACCAGTCAAGG TTTGAAGACCTAAGAATGGCAGCAGGAAGGAACGGCAATGATCTCCAGAACAGTAAAAATGAGATTGCTGAACTCAATCGAACAGTTCAGAGACTTAAGGGAGAAATTGAATGTGCCAAATCTCAG CGTGCTGCACTTGAAGCCGCTATTAATCAGGCTGAGGAACGCGGTGAGGCTGCCGTCAGAGATGCCAAAAATAAGCTGGCCGAGCTGGAGGCTGCTCTACAGAAGGCCAAACAAGACATGGCTCGCCAACTGAGAGAATACCAAGAACTGATGAACGTCAAACTGGCTCTGGATATTGAGATTGCTACTTATAAGAAGATGCTGGAAGGAGAGGAGAGCAG actGGCATCTGATGGTTGTGTTAAT CTGTTCTGCACTCCAGCACTGGAGGAAAACACCATTCAGGGGGACACCATGGAGGACACCATCAAAAGGGAAGCTTCACCTCCATCAGCCATGTTTCCAAAATGA